A section of the Procambarus clarkii isolate CNS0578487 chromosome 38, FALCON_Pclarkii_2.0, whole genome shotgun sequence genome encodes:
- the LOC138372359 gene encoding uncharacterized protein, translating to MVLHTMLLMNYFFAVTEKMEYIMKELSKLTFLSGDILNIVKMTETHMSKTHGDIPILEDILPSPLETVEQVESLSHELKVNSEYKKSMVQTLSQMGGASCGDTVRRMMRRIGTYGVWSQYSLVGRKRKRVFKTLDICNVIIKACINTHTNATERDVETSIADMLKNAPNKHGGNRYKGGEAGIHVHHIAESDMTNNENSGEPGVWHTAESSLMSI from the exons atggtgttacacacaatgctgttgatgaattatttttttgcagtaacagaaaaaatggaatacataatgaaggaattatcaaaattgacatttttatcaggggatatcctgaatattgtcaaaatgacggaaacccatatgtcaaaaacacatggagatataccaatcctggaagacattcttccatccccacttgaaactgttgagcaggtggaaagtctgtcacatgagctaaaagttaacagtgaatataaaaagagtatg gtccagacgctgtctcaaatgggcggtgcaagctgtggagacacagtgagacgaatgatgaggaggatagggacctatggggtctggtctcagtattcactcgttgggcgcaagaggaaacgtgtcttcaaaaccttggatatttgtaatgtaataataa aagcctgtatcaacacccacactaatgcaactgaaagagatgttgagacaagtattgctgatatgttgaagaacgccccaaacaaacacggtggaaacagatacaag ggtggtgaagcaggaatacatgtgcatcacatagcagagtcggatatgacgaataatgaaaatagcggagagcctggtgtatggcataccgctgaatcttctctaatgtctatatag